A genomic window from Quercus lobata isolate SW786 chromosome 10, ValleyOak3.0 Primary Assembly, whole genome shotgun sequence includes:
- the LOC115963047 gene encoding 2-alkenal reductase (NADP(+)-dependent)-like isoform X3, which produces MASGGGVEEVSNKQVILKDYVSGFPKESDMYLNTSGTIKLKLKVPEGSNAVLVKNLYLSCDPYMRPRMKQPIPGNETYIEPFKPGSPIVGNGVAKVLDSGHPDFKKGDLIWGKTGWEEYSLITAVQTLFKIHHTDVPLSYYTGILGMPGMTAYAGFYEICSPKKGERVFISAASGAVGQLVGQFAKLLGCYVVGSAGSKEKVDLLKNKFGFNEAFNYKEEPDLHAALKRYFPEGIDIYFENVGGKMLDAVLLNMRAHGRIAVCGMISQYNLEHPEGVHNLMTVVWKRVRIEGFLVSEYHHLFPKFLEFVLPYIKEGKITYVEDVAEGLESAPAALIGLFTGRNVGKQVVVVARE; this is translated from the exons ATGGcgagtggtggtggtgttgaGGAAGTGAGCAACAAGCAAGTGATCTTGAAGGACTATGTGTCTGGTTTTCCTAAGGAATCAGACATGTACTTGAACACTTCTGGTACCATAAAGCTGAAG CTGAAGGTTCCTGAAGGTTCCAATGCTGTTCTTGTGAAAAATCTGTACTTGTCTTGCGATCCCTACATGCGTCCTCGTATGAAACAGCCCATTCCTGGGAATGAGACTTACATCGAACCCTTCAAACCTGGTTCG CCCATTGTTGGAAATGGAGTAGCTAAAGTTTTGGATTCTGGGCATCCAGACTTCAAGAAAGGTGACTTGATTTGGGGAAAGACTGGATGGGAAGAATATAGTCTCATTACAGCAGTACAGACTCTGTTTAAAATTCATCACACTGATGTTCCTCTCTCCTACTATACTGGAATTCTTG GTATGCCCGGTATGACTGCTTATGCTGGTTTTTATGAGATTTGCTCTCCTAAGAAAGGAGAGCGTGTCTTCATTTCAGCAGCTTCTGGGGCAGTCGGTCAACTTGTAGGACAGTTCGCCAAGCTATTGGGCTGCTATGTCGTTGGAAGTGCTGGAAGCAAAGAAAAG GTTGATTTGCTGAAGAACAAGTTTGGTTTCAACGAGGCCTTCAACTACAAAGAAGAGCCTGACTTACATGCAGCTTTAAAAAG GTACTTTCCAGAAGGcattgatatttattttgagaatgtTGGGGGAAAGATGCTTGATGCAGTGCTACTCAACATGAGGGCCCATGGCCGCATTGCTGTATGTGGGATGATTTCGCAGTACAACCTTGAGCACCCCGAAGGTGTGCACAATTTAATGACTGTGGTTTGGAAACGGGTCCGGATAGAAGGATTCCTGGTTTCTGAATACCACCACCTCTTTCCAAAGTTCCTGGAGTTCGTTCTGCCTTACATCAAAGAAGGGAAGATTACGTATGTGGAAGATGTAGCTGAAGGTCTGGAGAGTGCCCCAGCAGCACTGATAGGGCTCTTCACTGGCCGCAATGTTGGAAAGCAGGTAGTGGTAGTTGCTCGTGAATGA
- the LOC115963049 gene encoding 2-alkenal reductase (NADP(+)-dependent)-like has product MASGGGVEEVSNKQVILKDYVSGFPKESDMCLNTSGTIKLKVPEGSNAVLVKNLYLSCDPYMRGRMKQPIPGNETYIEPFKPGSPIVGYGVAKVLDSGHPDFKKGDLIWGMTGWEEYSLITETQTLFKIHHTDVPLSYYTGLLGMPGMTAYAGFYEICSPKKGEHVFISAASGAVGQLVGQFAKLLGCYVVGSAGSKEKVDLLKNKFGFNEAFNYKEEPDLHAALKRYFPEGIDIYFENVGGKMLDAVILNMRAHGRIAVCGMISQYNLEHPEGVHNLMTVVWKRVRIEGFMVYEYYHLYQKFLELVLPCIKEGKITYVEDVAEGLESAPAALIGLFTGRNVGKQVVVVARE; this is encoded by the exons ATGGcgagtggtggtggtgttgaGGAAGTGAGCAACAAGCAAGTGATCTTGAAGGACTATGTGTCTGGTTTTCCTAAAGAATCAGACATGTGCTTGAACACTTCTGGTACCATAAAGCTGAAGGTTCCAGAAGGTTCCAATGCTGTTCTTGTGAAGAATCTGTACTTGTCTTGCGATCCCTACATGCGTGGTCGTATGAAACAGCCCATTCCTGGGAATGAGACTTACATCGAACCCTTCAAACCTGGTTCG CCCATTGTTGGATATGGAGTAGCTAAAGTATTGGATTCTGGGCATCCAGACTTCAAGAAAGGTGACTTGATTTGGGGAATGACTGGATGGGAAGAATATAGTCTCATTACAGAAACACAGACTCTGTTTAAAATTCATCACACTGATGTTCCTCTCTCCTACTATACTGGACTTCTTG GTATGCCCGGTATGACTGCTTATGCTGGTTTTTATGAGATTTGCTCTCCTAAGAAAGGAGAACATGTCTTCATTTCAGCAGCTTCTGGGGCAGTTGGTCAACTTGTAGGACAGTTCGCCAAGCTATTGGGCTGCTATGTTGTTGGAAGTGCTGGAAGCAAAGAAAAG GTTGATTTGCTGAAGAACAAGTTTGGTTTCAACGAGGCCTTCAACTACAAAGAAGAGCCTGACTTACATGCAGCTTTAAAAAG GTACTTTCCAGAAGGcattgatatttattttgagaatgtTGGGGGAAAGATGCTTGATGCAGTGATACTCAACATGAGGGCCCATGGCCGCATTGCTGTATGTGGGATGATTTCGCAGTACAACCTTGAGCACCCTGAAGGTGTGCACAATTTAATGACTGTGGTTTGGAAACGGGTCCGAATAGAAGGATTCATGGTTTATGAATACTACCACCTCTATCAAAAGTTCCTGGAGTTGGTTCTGCCTTGCATCAAAGAAGGGAAGATTACGTATGTGGAAGATGTAGCTGAAGGTCTGGAGAGTGCCCCAGCAGCACTGATAGGGCTCTTCACTGGCCGCAATGTTGGAAAGCAGGTAGTGGTAGTTGCTCGTGAATGA
- the LOC115965118 gene encoding uncharacterized protein LOC115965118 produces MQREIDDLKRKLRHAQQRWSLTSFDVSSNEEEDVSYRQRSRTPPSETFSYETEQCHGRRHKSPSGKGLGNDAMNKALDQISKSPFIHKIEGARLPRGFHQPPFTIYNGRTNPVEHVSQFNQRMVTHSRNEALMCKVFPSSLGPLAMRWFKSLKTNSIDSYKQLTQAFGSCFITNSRVPRPLSSLLSLSMHEGETLKAYSNRNWEMYNEMDGNYDDVAISTIKSGLPTKHCLRKSLTGKPITSVRQLMDRIEKCKRVEED; encoded by the coding sequence atgcagcgagagatcgATGACTTGAAAAGGAAATTGCGCCATGCACAGCAAAGGTGGTCCCTTACCAGTTTCGATGTATCCTCTAATGAGGAGGAGGATGTCAGTTACAGGCAGAGATCAAGAACTCCCCCAAGCGAAACCTTCTCTTATGAGACAGAGCAGTGTCATGGACGGAGACATAAGAGCCCATCTGGTAAGGGCTTGGGTAATGATGCCATGAATAAAGCTTTAGATCAGATCTCTAAGTCACCCTTCATACACAAGATAGAAGGGGCTAGACTACCCCGAGGTTTCCACCAACCTCCgttcaccatttataatggcCGAACGAATcctgtggagcatgtgagccagtttaaccaaagaATGGTCACCCATTCTCGAAacgaggctttgatgtgcaaagtttttCCGTCCAGTCTAGGACCcttggcgatgaggtggttcaaaaGCTTGAAAACGAACTCCATAGATTCCTACAAGCAGCTCACCCAAGCCTTTGGCTCTTGTTTCATTACGAAcagcagggttcctcggcctCTGAGTTCATTATTGTCATTGTCCATGCACGAAGGGGAAACTTTAAAAGCGTACTCGAACAGAAATTGGGAAATGTACAACGAGATGGATGGTAACTACGATGACGTCGCCATCAGTACGATTaaaagcggtctccccaccAAACATTGTTTAAGGAAATCCCTAACTGGTAAACCTATTACCAGCGTTCGTCAACTTATGGACCGGATTGAAAAATGCAAAAGGGTGGAAGAGGACTAA
- the LOC115963047 gene encoding 2-alkenal reductase (NADP(+)-dependent)-like isoform X1, whose product MASGGGGVEEVSNKQVILKDYVSGFPKESDMYLNASGRIKLKVPEGSNAVLVKNLYLSCDPYMRPRMKQPIPGNETYIEPFKPGSPIVGNGVAKVLDSGHPDFKKGDLIWGKTGWEEYSLITAVQTLFKIHHTDVPLSYYTGILGMPGMTAYAGFYEICSPKKGERVFISAASGAVGQLVGQFAKLLGCYVVGSAGSKEKVDLLKNKFGFNEAFNYKEEPDLHAALKRYFPEGIDIYFENVGGKMLDAVLLNMRAHGRIAVCGMISQYNLEHPEGVHNLMTVVWKRVRIEGFLVSEYHHLFPKFLEFVLPYIKEGKITYVEDVAEGLESAPAALIGLFTGRNVGKQVVVVARE is encoded by the exons ATGGcgagtggtggtggtggtgttgagGAAGTGAGCAACAAGCAAGTGATCTTGAAGGACTATGTGTCTGGTTTTCCTAAAGAATCAGACATGTACTTGAACGCTTCCGGTAGAATAAAGCTGAAGGTTCCTGAAGGTTCCAATGCTGTTCTTGTGAAAAATCTGTACTTGTCTTGCGATCCCTACATGCGTCCTCGTATGAAACAGCCCATTCCTGGGAATGAGACTTACATCGAACCCTTCAAACCTGGTTCG CCCATTGTTGGAAATGGAGTAGCTAAAGTTTTGGATTCTGGGCATCCAGACTTCAAGAAAGGTGACTTGATTTGGGGAAAGACTGGATGGGAAGAATATAGTCTCATTACAGCAGTACAGACTCTGTTTAAAATTCATCACACTGATGTTCCTCTCTCCTACTATACTGGAATTCTTG GTATGCCCGGTATGACTGCTTATGCTGGTTTTTATGAGATTTGCTCTCCTAAGAAAGGAGAGCGTGTCTTCATTTCAGCAGCTTCTGGGGCAGTCGGTCAACTTGTAGGACAGTTCGCCAAGCTATTGGGCTGCTATGTCGTTGGAAGTGCTGGAAGCAAAGAAAAG GTTGATTTGCTGAAGAACAAGTTTGGTTTCAACGAGGCCTTCAACTACAAAGAAGAGCCTGACTTACATGCAGCTTTAAAAAG GTACTTTCCAGAAGGcattgatatttattttgagaatgtTGGGGGAAAGATGCTTGATGCAGTGCTACTCAACATGAGGGCCCATGGCCGCATTGCTGTATGTGGGATGATTTCGCAGTACAACCTTGAGCACCCCGAAGGTGTGCACAATTTAATGACTGTGGTTTGGAAACGGGTCCGGATAGAAGGATTCCTGGTTTCTGAATACCACCACCTCTTTCCAAAGTTCCTGGAGTTCGTTCTGCCTTACATCAAAGAAGGGAAGATTACGTATGTGGAAGATGTAGCTGAAGGTCTGGAGAGTGCCCCAGCAGCACTGATAGGGCTCTTCACTGGCCGCAATGTTGGAAAGCAGGTAGTGGTAGTTGCTCGTGAATGA
- the LOC115963047 gene encoding 2-alkenal reductase (NADP(+)-dependent)-like isoform X2 has protein sequence MQPIVGNGVAKVLDSGHPDFKKGDLIWGKTGWEEYSLITAVQTLFKIHHTDVPLSYYTGILGMPGMTAYAGFYEICSPKKGERVFISAASGAVGQLVGQFAKLLGCYVVGSAGSKEKVDLLKNKFGFNEAFNYKEEPDLHAALKRYFPEGIDIYFENVGGKMLDAVLLNMRAHGRIAVCGMISQYNLEHPEGVHNLMTVVWKRVRIEGFLVSEYHHLFPKFLEFVLPYIKEGKITYVEDVAEGLESAPAALIGLFTGRNVGKQVVVVARE, from the exons ATGCAGCCCATTGTTGGAAATGGAGTAGCTAAAGTTTTGGATTCTGGGCATCCAGACTTCAAGAAAGGTGACTTGATTTGGGGAAAGACTGGATGGGAAGAATATAGTCTCATTACAGCAGTACAGACTCTGTTTAAAATTCATCACACTGATGTTCCTCTCTCCTACTATACTGGAATTCTTG GTATGCCCGGTATGACTGCTTATGCTGGTTTTTATGAGATTTGCTCTCCTAAGAAAGGAGAGCGTGTCTTCATTTCAGCAGCTTCTGGGGCAGTCGGTCAACTTGTAGGACAGTTCGCCAAGCTATTGGGCTGCTATGTCGTTGGAAGTGCTGGAAGCAAAGAAAAG GTTGATTTGCTGAAGAACAAGTTTGGTTTCAACGAGGCCTTCAACTACAAAGAAGAGCCTGACTTACATGCAGCTTTAAAAAG GTACTTTCCAGAAGGcattgatatttattttgagaatgtTGGGGGAAAGATGCTTGATGCAGTGCTACTCAACATGAGGGCCCATGGCCGCATTGCTGTATGTGGGATGATTTCGCAGTACAACCTTGAGCACCCCGAAGGTGTGCACAATTTAATGACTGTGGTTTGGAAACGGGTCCGGATAGAAGGATTCCTGGTTTCTGAATACCACCACCTCTTTCCAAAGTTCCTGGAGTTCGTTCTGCCTTACATCAAAGAAGGGAAGATTACGTATGTGGAAGATGTAGCTGAAGGTCTGGAGAGTGCCCCAGCAGCACTGATAGGGCTCTTCACTGGCCGCAATGTTGGAAAGCAGGTAGTGGTAGTTGCTCGTGAATGA